A section of the Centroberyx gerrardi isolate f3 chromosome 8, fCenGer3.hap1.cur.20231027, whole genome shotgun sequence genome encodes:
- the lrp13a gene encoding vitellogenin receptor Yl translates to MNVCLFLCVVILQLSGSLQVVSAGSTPLKCGLGSKLCKDGSECVLYSHVCDGEPDCRDGSDEEDCALGCEQGQFQCAHGKKCIDLGQVCDGVPQCQDRSDELGCAERVEGCAHQCDDKNRCLPNSFLCDGEKDCLDGSDEANCADVDCSDSEFKCTSGQCVSATMHCDGHPDCWDRSDEESCTKPPVCTTKRLCPQSKECLVQEWICDGDQDCKDGSDEKDCPVTALSCGAFQWSCTSKTKCIPTAWKCDGMKDCDDGSDENECGGSTCLPHQFQCGSQECLDPALVCNGITNCADGSDEGGSCQTECPESSRCSQSCYSTPQGTRCGCAAGFRLMEDGVSCVDVDECEGRRPSVCSQLCVNSQGSYQCQCHPGYIMEADGHHCKITGKPFLLSSVQTDLFLFGLRSGSLDVLSSSAKKAILSLDYDWREQKVFWVSLDSESIRWSSLDQKTKGILIKGVRSDSVAVDWLGRNVYWIDGVTSQIVAVRLTTATAKTLDHSVILDEDLDQPHSLALLPQKGLMFWSEIGNVVKIERAGMDGSQRRAVVKSSLGWPGGVAVDTISDRVYWTDERLKAIGSATLDGDDIQILQMKETTNPFSLAVFNDMLYWSDAKKRTVQAAHKITGKNRQVLLKRPRQPFGVKIIHPLLQMATESPCEKMYCSHLCVLAPGPKAVCKCPSGLLLAEDGLTCSNLVNSAFLLILSPSTVTQIYLQARHTAVELKGWPEHLALQLPNVNEASMLDYSLRDHTLFLTDGGTTSLGLFKLRDTDLASRGQLLKLLGDSITAMALDWITLNVYWSSSKQPRLQVTSATGAHTAVLIKDDIGGLESIALHPPSGRVCFINVGQQDAGTLATVECAHMDGAERGVVWKDAVQPTSLVFSNNGDQIYWADTSSGVISSVQLDGSGYKEFKAGDGLAALALSDDMLLWVTVSDKAKLWYRDEQQQNKLWFEVSTEVASLKAYSKSSQTGSNQCTVNNGNCQHLCLARPGGRTCKCTDDHILVNATHCTPGQSCPAGSRPCLGGLPCHPVEKFCNGHVDCPDHSDENCVHLKQGTGAKATAPTQPPSSSPPPPSPPPPPPEAPGLTITTLNVSSQLMNLDAQQCSQSRCSGNGHCVESNGDTSCVCSLGYSGDSCQDHLLKTMQGPIVYGAAGVCAGVVVIAILAVVVKRKKNASTRRASPMVKETSMTDLENKAETAPSTQPAPTETDMAEEVVSSVE, encoded by the exons atgaatgtatgtttgtttctttgtgtagTGATATTGCAGTTATCAGGGTCCTTGCAAG TTGTGTCAGCTGGAAGCACTCCCTTGAAGTGTGGCCTGGGCTCCAAGCTGTGCAAGGATGGCTCAGAGTGTGTACTCTACAGCCACGTGTGTGATGGAGAGCCCGACTGCAGGGACGGTTCAGATGAAGAGGACTGTGCATTAGGATGCGAACAAG GCCAGTTCCAGTGTGCTCATGGGAAGAAGTGCATCGACCTGGGCCAGGTGTGTGACGGTGTGCCCCAGTGTCAGGACCGCTCTGATGAACTGGGGTGTGCCGAGCGTGTGGAAGGCTGTGCCCACCAGTGTGACGACAAGAACCGCTGCCTCCCTAACAGCTTCCTCTGTGACGGGGAGAAGGACTGTTTGGACGGCAGCGATGAGGCAAACTGCG CTGATGTGGACTGCAGTGACAGTGAGTTTAAGTGTACCAGTGGCCAGTGTGTGTCGGCCACCATGCACTGTGACGGCCACCCAGACTGCTGGGACCGCTCGGATGAGGAGAGCTGCACCAAACCGCCGGTCTGCACCACCAAGCGCCTCTGCCCTCAGAGCAAGGAGTGTCTGGTACAGGAGTGGATCTGCGATGGAGACCAGGACTGCAAAGATGGCTCCGATGAGAAG GACTGTCCTGTGACTGCACTGAGCTGTGGGGCGTTCCAGTGGTCCTGTACCTCCAAGACCAAGTGCATACCCACAGCCTGGAAGTGTGACGGCATGAAGGACTGTGACGACGGCAGTGACGAGAATGAGT gTGGAGGGTCGACTTGCCTCCCTCACCAGTTCCAGTGCGGCAGTCAGGAGTGCCTGGATCCGGCCCTGGTGTGTAATGGGATCACCAACTGTGCAGACGGCTCAGACGAGGGAGGGAGCTGCCAGACCGAGTGTCCAGAGAGCAGCCGCTGCTCCCAGAGCTGCTACAGCACGCCACAGGGAACA AGATGTGGCTGTGCAGCAGGCTTCAGGCTCATGGAGGACGGGGTGAGctgtgttgatgttgatgaGTGTGAAGGCCGGCGCCCAAGTGTGTGCAGTCAGCTGTGTGTCAACAGTCAAGGCTCCTACCAGTGTCAGTGCCACCCAGGATATATTATGGAGGCGGATGGACACCACTGCAAGATCACTGGTAAA CCCTTCCTGCTGTCATCGGTCCAGACAGATCTCTTCCTGTTCGGCCTGCGCAGCGGCAGCCTGGACGTGTTGTCTTCCTCGGCCAAGAAGGCCATCCTGTCTCTGGACTACGACTGGAGGGAGCAGAAAGTCTTCTGGGTCAGTCTGGACTCTGAGAGCATCAGGTGGTCTTCGCTGGACCAGAAGACCAAGGGAATTCTAATCAAAG GTGTCAGGTCTGATTCTGTAGCAGTGGACTGGCTTGGCAGGAATGTGTACTGGATCGATGGGGTGACTAGTCAGATTGTTGCCGTCCGACTGACCACAGCCACTGCCAAAACACTGGACCACAGTGTCATCCTGGATGAAGACTTGGACCAGCCCCACTCTCTGGCGCTGCTGCCACAAAAGGG gCTGATGTTCTGGTCAGAGATTGGTAACGTAGTGAAGATTGAGCGGGCTGGGATGGACGGGTCGCAGAGGAGGGCGGTGGTCAAGTCCAGTCTGGGCTGGCCAGGCGGCGTGGCTGTGGACACCATCTCAGACAGAGTCTACTGGACAGATGAGAGGCTGAAGGCTATAGGATCCGCCACGCTGGATGGAGATGACATCCAG ATCCTACAGATGAAGGAGACCACCAACCCATTCTCCCTGGCTGTGTTCAATGACATGCTCTACTGGTCTGATGCCAAGAAGCGGACTGTGCAGGCCGCCCATAAGATCACTGGCAAAAACCGCCAGGTTCTCCTCAAAAGGCCAAGACAACCTTTTGGTGTGAAG ATCATCCACCCGTTGCTACAGATGGCCACTGAGAGCCCCTGCGAGAAGATGTACTGCTcccacttgtgtgtgttggctcCGGGACCCAAGGCTGTATGCAAGTGTCCCTCTGGTCTTCTACTGGCTGAAGATGGCCTGACCTGCTCCAACCTGGTCAACTCTGCGTTCCTGCTGATCCTGTCTCCCTCCACTGTCACCCAG ATCTACCTGCAGGCCCGACACACAGCAGTAGAGCTGAAGGGCTGGCCTGAACACCTGGCCCTGCAGCTGCCCAACGTCAATGAGGCGTCCATGTTGGACTACAGCCTGCGGGACCACACCCTGTTCCTGACAGATGGTGGCACCACTTCACTGGGCCTCTTCAAGCTGAGGGACACGGACCTGGCCTCTCGCGGCCAGCTCCTCAAACTCCTGGGAGACTCGATCACCGCCATGGCCCTGGACTGGATAACACTCAACGTCTACTGGAGCAGCAGCAAACAGCCACGGCTGCAGGTCACCTCCGCCACTGGTGCACACACTGCTGTGCTGATCAAGGACGATATCGGCGGTCTAGAGTCCATCGCCCTCCACCCTCCCAGTGGGAGAGTATGTTTCATTAACGTGGGTCAGCAGGATGCAGGTACCCTGGCCACTGTAGAGTGTGCCCACATGGATGGTGCTGAGCGAGGCGTAGTGTGGAAGGACGCTGTCCAGCCCACATCTTTGGTCTTCTCCAATAATGGGGATCAAATCTACTGGGCTGATACCA GTTCAGGGGTCATCAGCTCTGTCCAGCTTGATGGTTCTGGGTACAAAGAGTTCAAGGCTGGTGATGGCCTGGCTGCTCTGGCACTGAGTGATGACATGCTGCTCTGGGTGACAGTCAGTG ACAAGGCCAAGCTCTGGTACAGAgatgagcagcagcagaacaaacTGTGGTTCGAGGTCAGCACAGAAGTGGCCAGCTTGAAGGCGTACAGCAAGTCCAGCCAGACTG GTTCCAACCAGTGCACAGTAAACAATGGAAACTGCCAGCACTTGTGCCTCGCCAGACCAGGAGGTCGAACATGCAAGTGCACCGACGACCACATCTTGGTGAACGCCACCCACTGCACCCCGGGGCAGAGCTGCCCAGCTGGCAGCAGGCCCTGTCTGGGTGGACTCCCATGCCACCCTGTTGAGAAGTTCTGTAACGGGCATGTAGACTGTCCTGACCATTCAGACGAGAACT GTGTCCATCTGAAGCAGGGGACAGGAGCCAAGGCCACTGCTCCTACCCAGCCTCCCAGCTCctcgccccctcctccctcccctcctcctcctccgcctgaAGCCCCTGGCCTGACCATCACCACCCTGAACGTCAGCAGCCAGCTCATGAACCTGGACGCCCAGCAGTGCAGCCAGAGTCGCTGCAGTGGCAATGGACACTGTGTAGAAAGCAACGGGGACACCAGCTGCGTGTGTTCCCTGGGCTACAGTGGTGACTCCTGCCAGGACCATCTCCTGAAGACCATGCAGGGTCCCATCGTCTATGGGGCAGCAGGCGTCTGTGCGGGAGTGGTGGTCATTGCCATCCTGGCAGTGGTGGTTAAGAGGAAGAAGAATGCCAGCACAAG GAGAGCCAGTCCAATGGTGAAGGAAACTAGTATGACCGACCTGGAGAACAAAGCTGAGACTGCCCCCAGTACACAACCTGCCCCAACCGAAACAGACATGGCAGAG GAAGTGGTGTCTTCTGTGGAATGA
- the LOC139929350 gene encoding mothers against decapentaplegic homolog 2 isoform X1 has translation MSSILPFTPPVVKRLLGWKKSASGPGGAGGGEQNGQEEKWCEKAVKSLVKKLKKTGQLDELEKAITTQNCNTKCVTIPSNCSEIWGLSTPNTIEQWDTSGLYSYPDQTRSLDGRLQVSHRKGLPHVIYCRLWRWPDLHSHHELRAIEACEYAFHLKKDEVCINPYHYQRVETPVLPPVLVPRHSEILTELPPLDDYTHSIPENTNFPAGIEPPNNYIPETPPPGYISEDGEASDQQMNQSMDTGSPAELSPSTLSPVNHSMDLQPVTYSEPAFWCSIAYYELNQRVGETFHASQPSLTVDGFTDPSNSERFCLGLLSNVNRNATVEMTRRHIGRGVRLYYIGGEVFAECLSDSAIFVQSPNCNQRYGWHPATVCKIPPGCNLKIFNNQEFAALLAQSVNQGFEAVYQLTRMCTIRMSFVKGWGAEYRRQTVTSTPCWIELHLNGPLQWLDKVLTQMGSPSVRCSSMS, from the exons ATGTCCTCCATCTTGCCGTTCACTCCTCCTGTGGTGAAGAGGCTGTTGGGCTGGAAGAAGTCAGCCAGCGGCCCTGGTGGAGCGGGCGGCGGAGAGCAGAACGGGCAAGAAGAGAAATGGTGCGAGAAGGCAGTGAAGAGCCTGGTGAAGAAGCTGAAGAAGACAGGCCAGCTGGACGAGCTGGAGAAAGCCATCACCACACAGAACTGCAACACCAAGTGTGTCACCATCCCCAG CAATTGCTCTGAAATATGGGGACTGAGTACACCAAATACGATAGAACAGTGGGATACATCAGGCCTATACAGCTACCCTGACCAAACCAG atccctggaTGGACGCCTGCAGGTCTCCCACAGGAAGGGGCTTCCCCATGTTATCTACTGCCGCTTGTGGCGATGGCCGGACCTGCACAGCCACCACGAGCTGCGTGCCATCGAGGCCTGTGAGTATGCCTTCCACCTCAAGAAGGACGAGGTCTGCATCAACCCCTACCACTACCAGAGGGTGGAGACTCCAG TGCTGCCTCCTGTTCTTGTGCCAAGACACTCGGAAATCCTGACAGAGCTGCCACCTCTGGATGACTATACTCATTCCATACCTGAGAACACAAACTTTCCTGCAGGAATCGAACCCCCAAACAACTATATACCAG AAACTCCACCACCAGGCTACATCAGTGAAGATGGGGAGGCCAGCGATCAACAGATGAATCAAAGTATGGACACAG GTTCTCCTGCAGAGCTGTCCCCCAGCACTCTGTCCCCTGTCAATCACAGCATGG ACCTGCAGCCGGTGACCTACTCTGAGCCAGCCTTCTGGTGCTCGATAGCCTACTATGAGCTGAACCAGCGTGTGGGCGAGACGTTCCACGCCTCTCAGCCCTCGCTGACAGTGGACGGCTTCACAGACCCATCCAACTCAGAGCGTTTCTGCCTGGGCCTGCTGTCTAATGTCAACAGGAATGCCACTGTGGAGATGACCCGGAGGCACATAG GAAGAGGAGTTAGATTGTACTACATTGGAGGGGAGGTATTCGCTGAGTGTCTGAGTGATAGCGCCATCTTTGTCCAGAGTCCAAACTGCAACCAGCGGTATGGCTGGCACCCGGCAACGGTGTGCAAAATCCCTCCAG GTTGTAACCTGAAAATCTTCAACAACCAGGAATTTGCAGCCCTGCTGGCCCAGTCGGTCAACCAGGGCTTCGAGGCTGTCTACCAGCTCACCAGGATGTGCACCATCCGCATGAGCTTTGTCAAAGGCTGGGGAGCCGAGTACAG GCGGCAGACTGTCACAAGCACTCCTTGCTGGATCGAGCTGCATTTGAACGGACCCCTGCAGTGGCTGGACAAGGTTCTGACCCAGATGGGTTCCCCGTCTGTGCGCTGCTCCAGTATGTCCTAA
- the LOC139929350 gene encoding mothers against decapentaplegic homolog 2 isoform X2 gives MSSILPFTPPVVKRLLGWKKSASGPGGAGGGEQNGQEEKWCEKAVKSLVKKLKKTGQLDELEKAITTQNCNTKCVTIPSNCSEIWGLSTPNTIEQWDTSGLYSYPDQTRSLDGRLQVSHRKGLPHVIYCRLWRWPDLHSHHELRAIEACEYAFHLKKDEVCINPYHYQRVETPVLPPVLVPRHSEILTELPPLDDYTHSIPENTNFPAGIEPPNNYIPETPPPGYISEDGEASDQQMNQSSPAELSPSTLSPVNHSMDLQPVTYSEPAFWCSIAYYELNQRVGETFHASQPSLTVDGFTDPSNSERFCLGLLSNVNRNATVEMTRRHIGRGVRLYYIGGEVFAECLSDSAIFVQSPNCNQRYGWHPATVCKIPPGCNLKIFNNQEFAALLAQSVNQGFEAVYQLTRMCTIRMSFVKGWGAEYRRQTVTSTPCWIELHLNGPLQWLDKVLTQMGSPSVRCSSMS, from the exons ATGTCCTCCATCTTGCCGTTCACTCCTCCTGTGGTGAAGAGGCTGTTGGGCTGGAAGAAGTCAGCCAGCGGCCCTGGTGGAGCGGGCGGCGGAGAGCAGAACGGGCAAGAAGAGAAATGGTGCGAGAAGGCAGTGAAGAGCCTGGTGAAGAAGCTGAAGAAGACAGGCCAGCTGGACGAGCTGGAGAAAGCCATCACCACACAGAACTGCAACACCAAGTGTGTCACCATCCCCAG CAATTGCTCTGAAATATGGGGACTGAGTACACCAAATACGATAGAACAGTGGGATACATCAGGCCTATACAGCTACCCTGACCAAACCAG atccctggaTGGACGCCTGCAGGTCTCCCACAGGAAGGGGCTTCCCCATGTTATCTACTGCCGCTTGTGGCGATGGCCGGACCTGCACAGCCACCACGAGCTGCGTGCCATCGAGGCCTGTGAGTATGCCTTCCACCTCAAGAAGGACGAGGTCTGCATCAACCCCTACCACTACCAGAGGGTGGAGACTCCAG TGCTGCCTCCTGTTCTTGTGCCAAGACACTCGGAAATCCTGACAGAGCTGCCACCTCTGGATGACTATACTCATTCCATACCTGAGAACACAAACTTTCCTGCAGGAATCGAACCCCCAAACAACTATATACCAG AAACTCCACCACCAGGCTACATCAGTGAAGATGGGGAGGCCAGCGATCAACAGATGAATCAAA GTTCTCCTGCAGAGCTGTCCCCCAGCACTCTGTCCCCTGTCAATCACAGCATGG ACCTGCAGCCGGTGACCTACTCTGAGCCAGCCTTCTGGTGCTCGATAGCCTACTATGAGCTGAACCAGCGTGTGGGCGAGACGTTCCACGCCTCTCAGCCCTCGCTGACAGTGGACGGCTTCACAGACCCATCCAACTCAGAGCGTTTCTGCCTGGGCCTGCTGTCTAATGTCAACAGGAATGCCACTGTGGAGATGACCCGGAGGCACATAG GAAGAGGAGTTAGATTGTACTACATTGGAGGGGAGGTATTCGCTGAGTGTCTGAGTGATAGCGCCATCTTTGTCCAGAGTCCAAACTGCAACCAGCGGTATGGCTGGCACCCGGCAACGGTGTGCAAAATCCCTCCAG GTTGTAACCTGAAAATCTTCAACAACCAGGAATTTGCAGCCCTGCTGGCCCAGTCGGTCAACCAGGGCTTCGAGGCTGTCTACCAGCTCACCAGGATGTGCACCATCCGCATGAGCTTTGTCAAAGGCTGGGGAGCCGAGTACAG GCGGCAGACTGTCACAAGCACTCCTTGCTGGATCGAGCTGCATTTGAACGGACCCCTGCAGTGGCTGGACAAGGTTCTGACCCAGATGGGTTCCCCGTCTGTGCGCTGCTCCAGTATGTCCTAA
- the LOC139929395 gene encoding immediate early response 3-interacting protein 1-like has translation MAFTLYSLIQAAILCINAVAVLHEERFLSKIGWGVDQSVGGFGDEPGIKVQLMTLIRSVRTVMRVPLIAVNSVCIVLLLLFG, from the exons ATGGCTTTTACTTTGTATTCTCTCATTCAAGCAGCAATTTTGTGCATAAATGCCGTCGCTGTATTGCACGAAGAAAGATTTCTAAGTAAAA TTGGCTGGGGAGTTGACCAAAGTGTCGGAGGTTTTGGTGATGAACCGGGCATCAAAGTGCAGCTCATGACCCTTATCCGCTCTGTGAGGACAGTGATGAGAG TGCCCTTGATAGCAGTGAATTCTGTCTGcattgtgctgctgctgctgtttggatGA
- the LOC139929398 gene encoding uncharacterized protein LOC139929398 isoform X1, with amino-acid sequence MGNAHSCIIASLSVCSVYLFYAHIYRSHSLLQTNVIYSERLPSFGYLFGKYLIKALTRRPGDLYTTTTKEKCEVAYTVLNCRLETPLLRRFCSAAGYGWDYPDSEYRDIPLCFPELLCLRLMLMVLSAGSFRLSPAGLVRVRQSLKTLQPIDELKKGPFTLQARVLEYRPVDAGVEVDIRLSATSRSSCPVWESVLTLLSQNKFHKAARPEDEHKSQPDRPVPDDVKRVEIRVPWSSGLRCAWSFSDYSPHQLLSLPARLFGCRAQTSPSLWMLSVCLAEIEKHKGVKAITAPISVAAQFKEPLSAPGKVVITFWETTAEEDQPSAQSISFHMEQHGSRVAHMVGFICRT; translated from the exons ATGGGAAATGCGCATAGTTGCATTATTGCTTCGCTCTCTGTATGTTCCGTGTATTTGTTTTATGCTCATATTTACCGCTCTCATAGTCTATTACAAACTAATGTTATCTACAGCGAGAGGCTGCCAAGCTTCGGGTATCTCTTCGGCAAGTATTTGATCAAAGCTCTTACTAGGAGACCAGGCGACTTGTACACAACAACTACGAAGGAgaagtgtgaagttgcctacACCGTCCTCAACTGTAG GCTGGAGACCCCGCTGTTGAGGAGGTTCTGCAGTGCTGCCGGTTATGGTTGGGACTACCCGGACAGTGAATACAGAGACATCCCGCTGTGCTTCCCAGAGCTTCTCTGTCTAAGACTGATGCTTATGGTCCTTTCTGCTGGCAGCTTCAGGTTGAGCCCAGCAG GTCTGGTCCGTGTGCGTCAGAGTTTGAAAACACTGCAGCCGATTGATGAGCTGAAGAAGGGTCCGTTCACGCTGCAGGCCCGAGTCCTGGAGTACCGGCCCGTCGATGCCGGGGTGGAGGTGGACATCCGGCTCTCTGCCACGTCCCGTTCCAGCTGTCCAGTATGGGAGAGCGTCCTGACACTGCTGTCCCAGAACAAGTTCCACAAAGCGGCGAGACCAGAGGATGAACACAAGA GCCAACCGGATAGGCCTGTGCCAGACGATGTGAAGAGGGTAGAGATCAGAGTTCCCTGGAGCAGCGGCCTGCGGTGTGCCTGGTCCTTCTCTGACTACTCCCCACATCAGCTCCTCTCTCTACCAGCCAGGCTGTTTGGCTGCAGAGCCCAGACCTCCCCCAGTCTCTGGATGCTGTCTGTTTGCCTGGCTGAGATAGAAAAGCACAAAG GGGTTAAAGCCATCACAGCTCCCATCAGCGTCGCCGCCCAATTTAAGGAGCCTCTGTCTGCACCGGGCAAGGTGGTGATCACGTTCTGGGAGACCACAGCAGAGGAGGATCAGCCTTCTGCCCAGAGCATCAGCTTCCACATGGAGCAACATGGCTCCAGAGTCGCTCACATGGTGGGATTCATCTGTAGGACTTGA
- the LOC139929398 gene encoding uncharacterized protein LOC139929398 isoform X2, with protein MLMVLSAGSFRLSPAGLVRVRQSLKTLQPIDELKKGPFTLQARVLEYRPVDAGVEVDIRLSATSRSSCPVWESVLTLLSQNKFHKAARPEDEHKSQPDRPVPDDVKRVEIRVPWSSGLRCAWSFSDYSPHQLLSLPARLFGCRAQTSPSLWMLSVCLAEIEKHKGVKAITAPISVAAQFKEPLSAPGKVVITFWETTAEEDQPSAQSISFHMEQHGSRVAHMVGFICRT; from the exons ATGCTTATGGTCCTTTCTGCTGGCAGCTTCAGGTTGAGCCCAGCAG GTCTGGTCCGTGTGCGTCAGAGTTTGAAAACACTGCAGCCGATTGATGAGCTGAAGAAGGGTCCGTTCACGCTGCAGGCCCGAGTCCTGGAGTACCGGCCCGTCGATGCCGGGGTGGAGGTGGACATCCGGCTCTCTGCCACGTCCCGTTCCAGCTGTCCAGTATGGGAGAGCGTCCTGACACTGCTGTCCCAGAACAAGTTCCACAAAGCGGCGAGACCAGAGGATGAACACAAGA GCCAACCGGATAGGCCTGTGCCAGACGATGTGAAGAGGGTAGAGATCAGAGTTCCCTGGAGCAGCGGCCTGCGGTGTGCCTGGTCCTTCTCTGACTACTCCCCACATCAGCTCCTCTCTCTACCAGCCAGGCTGTTTGGCTGCAGAGCCCAGACCTCCCCCAGTCTCTGGATGCTGTCTGTTTGCCTGGCTGAGATAGAAAAGCACAAAG GGGTTAAAGCCATCACAGCTCCCATCAGCGTCGCCGCCCAATTTAAGGAGCCTCTGTCTGCACCGGGCAAGGTGGTGATCACGTTCTGGGAGACCACAGCAGAGGAGGATCAGCCTTCTGCCCAGAGCATCAGCTTCCACATGGAGCAACATGGCTCCAGAGTCGCTCACATGGTGGGATTCATCTGTAGGACTTGA